The Dyadobacter subterraneus genome window below encodes:
- the accB gene encoding acetyl-CoA carboxylase biotin carboxyl carrier protein: METKEIQKLIDFIAQSGLDEVNIETTDLKIKVKRYGSAPVVSVAPAQPASAPVYTSAAPAAQSPATPAAPAAEPAASANLITIKSPMIGTFYRASNPESPAFASVGDEIAPGKTVCVIEAMKLFNEIESEISGRIVKVLVENATPVEFDQPLFLVEPI; encoded by the coding sequence ATGGAAACTAAAGAAATTCAAAAACTTATTGACTTCATCGCCCAGTCTGGTCTTGATGAGGTAAACATTGAAACAACGGATCTTAAAATTAAGGTAAAGAGATACGGTTCAGCGCCAGTTGTATCTGTTGCTCCGGCACAGCCTGCTTCTGCACCGGTTTATACATCTGCTGCACCTGCTGCTCAGTCTCCTGCCACTCCGGCTGCACCTGCTGCTGAGCCTGCTGCTTCTGCAAATTTGATTACAATTAAATCGCCGATGATTGGTACTTTCTACCGTGCGTCAAATCCTGAGTCACCTGCATTTGCAAGTGTTGGAGATGAAATCGCACCTGGAAAAACAGTTTGTGTGATTGAAGCGATGAAACTTTTCAACGAAATTGAATCTGAAATTTCAGGAAGAATTGTGAAAGTTTTGGTTGAAAACGCTACTCCGGTAGAATTCGATCAGCCTTTGTTTCTTGTTGAACCTATATAA
- a CDS encoding YceD family protein, with translation MKELSKYNIDIYGLEDKQYDYDMESGDAFFQELEQDLIEHGQFKTHVVLTKSATMLQLHFHTEGSVELLCDRTLEPFEEPVISDDRIILKFGDRDEELTDEIEIINRNTNRINVAKYVFEFIALSLPVKKLHPSLRTEDDTDDESEDDEVILVYSSADDEETDENDSEEKIDPRWEALKKLKGQ, from the coding sequence GTGAAAGAGCTAAGTAAATACAACATAGACATTTACGGTTTGGAAGACAAACAGTATGACTATGATATGGAGTCGGGAGACGCTTTTTTTCAAGAATTAGAGCAGGATCTCATCGAACACGGACAGTTTAAAACCCATGTGGTTTTGACAAAATCTGCTACGATGCTCCAATTGCATTTTCATACTGAAGGGTCGGTCGAGTTACTTTGCGACCGCACTTTGGAACCGTTTGAGGAGCCTGTAATTTCGGACGACCGGATTATTTTAAAGTTCGGCGACCGTGATGAAGAGCTGACCGATGAGATAGAAATCATCAACCGGAATACTAACCGGATCAATGTTGCGAAATACGTCTTTGAATTCATTGCACTTTCGCTTCCGGTTAAAAAATTGCATCCAAGTCTTCGGACAGAAGATGATACTGATGATGAATCAGAAGACGATGAAGTGATATTGGTATATTCTTCGGCAGACGATGAAGAAACTGATGAGAACGATTCCGAAGAAAAAATTGACCCACGTTGGGAAGCATTAAAAAAATTAAAAGGGCAATAA
- the accC gene encoding acetyl-CoA carboxylase biotin carboxylase subunit, which produces MFKKILIANRGEIALRVIRTCREMGIKTVAVYSTADRDSLHVRFADEAVCIGPPPSRQSYLSIQNIISAAEVTGADAIHPGYGFLSENAEFSQICADYGIKFIGATAAQINGMGDKATAKATMIKAGVPVVPGSEGLLESVEQGKELAKGIGYPVIVKATAGGGGRGMRIINKPEEFEKAWNDARTESAAAFGNDGLYLEKFVEEPRHIEIQIIGDQYGKVCHLSERDCSIQRRHQKLVEETPSPVVTPELRERMGAAAIKGAQAIGYEGAGTVEFLVDKYGEFFFMEMNTRIQVEHPITEEVTDFDLIKEQIKVAAGDPIKGINYTPKLFAMECRINAEDPANGFRPSPGKITNLHFPGGHGIRIDSHVYSGYTIPPNYDSMIAKLIVSGQSREEVITRMKRALQEFVIEGIKTTIPFHIKLMDDPGFQSGNFTTKFLESFDFSTL; this is translated from the coding sequence ATGTTTAAAAAGATTCTCATTGCCAACAGAGGTGAAATCGCACTACGTGTGATCAGGACCTGCCGTGAAATGGGCATAAAAACGGTTGCGGTTTATTCAACTGCTGATCGTGACAGCCTTCACGTAAGATTTGCTGACGAAGCTGTTTGTATCGGACCTCCGCCAAGCCGTCAGTCTTACCTAAGTATTCAAAATATTATTTCTGCTGCCGAAGTTACCGGTGCAGATGCTATACATCCGGGATACGGATTTTTGTCTGAAAACGCTGAATTCTCCCAGATTTGTGCTGATTACGGTATCAAATTTATAGGAGCAACAGCTGCTCAGATCAACGGAATGGGCGACAAGGCTACTGCCAAAGCAACCATGATCAAAGCTGGTGTTCCTGTTGTTCCGGGTTCAGAAGGTTTGTTAGAATCCGTTGAACAAGGAAAAGAGCTTGCAAAAGGTATTGGCTATCCTGTGATTGTGAAAGCCACAGCTGGTGGCGGTGGACGCGGTATGCGTATCATCAATAAACCGGAAGAATTTGAAAAGGCATGGAATGATGCCCGTACAGAATCTGCCGCGGCTTTCGGAAACGATGGTTTATATTTGGAAAAATTCGTTGAAGAACCTCGTCACATTGAAATCCAGATTATCGGTGATCAGTATGGCAAAGTTTGTCACTTATCAGAACGTGATTGTTCAATTCAACGTCGTCACCAGAAACTGGTTGAAGAAACGCCTTCACCGGTAGTTACGCCTGAACTTCGTGAAAGAATGGGTGCTGCTGCTATCAAAGGCGCGCAGGCAATCGGATATGAGGGTGCGGGAACGGTTGAATTCCTTGTTGACAAATACGGTGAATTCTTTTTCATGGAAATGAACACACGTATTCAGGTGGAACACCCGATTACAGAAGAAGTTACTGATTTTGATTTGATCAAGGAACAAATTAAAGTTGCTGCCGGAGATCCGATCAAAGGTATCAACTATACACCGAAATTATTTGCTATGGAATGCCGTATCAATGCGGAAGATCCTGCAAATGGTTTCCGTCCGTCTCCTGGAAAAATTACAAATCTGCATTTCCCGGGCGGTCACGGTATTCGTATTGACAGTCATGTTTACAGCGGCTATACTATTCCGCCAAATTATGACTCTATGATTGCAAAATTGATTGTTAGCGGTCAGTCGCGCGAGGAAGTGATTACAAGAATGAAACGTGCTTTACAGGAATTTGTGATTGAAGGGATTAAAACTACAATTCCATTCCATATCAAATTGATGGATGATCCAGGTTTCCAATCTGGTAATTTCACTACGAAGTTTTTGGAATCATTTGATTTCTCTACGCTTTAA
- a CDS encoding M61 family metallopeptidase — MHYQISVTDPASHFLSITYTIPDITADRIEIQLPAWRPGRYEIQNFAKNIQFIEAISISGDKLPLRKITKDRWEVKTNSEKTVQIRYSFFAAIQNAGSSYVDEELWYLNFINFCFYTEGRINDQCSVSLALPESFEIACGLESSGRHQLIAKDFYQLVDSPLLASETLQKSDYVVRGVQFHIWMHGNLKPNWKRIQRDFRRFSREQIATMEEFPEEDYHFLNLILPNAFYHGVEHHNSTMIVLGPDDEGEGLYTDLLGVSSHELFHAWNIIRIRPVELLPYDFTKENYFETCFVAEGCTTYYGDLFLRRAGVFDDEAYVKELQVYMKRHFENNALASQSLAESSFDLWLDGYEKGIPHRKVSVYHKGALVAMILDLYLRKKSNHEVSLDTVMQILWQRYGKPFVGYTVEDYKNVVEEIAGEKLDWYWHDCIFTNEPLETRLNEALAFVGLQMTIFSNGNIQLNVQDDFRAKVQRDKWLETRQILSEEEEEEE, encoded by the coding sequence ATGCACTATCAAATTTCAGTAACTGACCCTGCTTCGCATTTTTTATCGATTACTTACACCATTCCTGATATAACTGCGGATCGTATTGAAATTCAGTTACCTGCATGGCGGCCCGGGCGTTATGAAATTCAAAATTTTGCCAAAAATATTCAATTTATTGAAGCAATTTCAATAAGCGGTGATAAACTACCATTACGCAAAATCACGAAAGATCGTTGGGAGGTTAAAACAAATTCAGAAAAAACAGTTCAAATACGCTATTCTTTCTTTGCAGCGATACAAAATGCCGGCAGCAGTTATGTCGATGAGGAACTTTGGTATCTTAATTTTATCAATTTTTGTTTTTATACAGAAGGCAGAATTAATGATCAATGTTCAGTTTCACTGGCCTTGCCCGAAAGTTTTGAAATTGCCTGTGGACTGGAATCTTCCGGTCGGCATCAACTAATTGCAAAGGATTTTTATCAATTGGTTGATAGTCCGCTTCTGGCATCAGAAACTTTGCAGAAATCTGACTACGTTGTTCGCGGTGTGCAGTTTCATATATGGATGCACGGGAATCTGAAACCGAACTGGAAACGAATTCAGCGTGATTTCCGAAGATTTTCCAGAGAGCAAATTGCGACCATGGAAGAATTCCCGGAAGAAGATTACCATTTCCTGAATCTGATTTTACCAAATGCTTTTTATCACGGTGTGGAGCATCATAACTCTACAATGATCGTTTTAGGCCCCGATGATGAAGGCGAAGGATTATATACTGATTTGTTAGGCGTAAGTTCCCACGAATTATTTCACGCCTGGAATATTATCAGAATCCGTCCAGTCGAACTTTTACCATACGATTTTACCAAAGAAAATTATTTCGAAACCTGTTTTGTCGCCGAAGGCTGCACAACTTATTATGGAGATTTATTTTTAAGGCGCGCCGGTGTTTTCGATGATGAAGCTTATGTAAAAGAATTACAGGTTTATATGAAGCGGCATTTTGAAAATAATGCGCTTGCTTCACAATCCCTTGCTGAATCTTCTTTTGATCTGTGGCTTGATGGTTATGAAAAAGGAATTCCGCACCGTAAAGTTTCGGTATATCACAAAGGTGCTTTGGTGGCAATGATTCTGGATTTGTATTTGAGAAAAAAATCCAATCATGAAGTTTCACTGGATACGGTTATGCAAATTCTCTGGCAACGTTATGGTAAACCGTTCGTGGGTTATACTGTTGAAGATTACAAAAATGTTGTTGAGGAAATTGCAGGTGAAAAGCTGGATTGGTACTGGCATGACTGCATTTTCACAAACGAACCTCTGGAAACAAGATTGAACGAAGCACTGGCTTTTGTAGGCTTGCAAATGACAATTTTCAGTAACGGAAATATCCAGCTTAATGTTCAGGATGATTTTCGGGCAAAAGTGCAGCGTGATAAATGGCTGGAAACGAGACAGATTTTGAGTGAAGAAGAAGAGGAGGAAGAATAA
- a CDS encoding Uma2 family endonuclease, with translation MSTIVTDINQLDPDGTYTYADYLLWRIEERLELIKGKIFKMSPAPSLMHQRISTQLQGTLFNYLKSSSCDLFSAPFDVRLYNEKKSKLAFKEIFTVVQPDLCVVCDENKLDEKGCLGAPDLIIEILSPGNSMKEKNEKFNLYEESGVREYWLVEPLVNTIYMYVLNESGRYVGLKPATTILTSSIFPDLEINLEEIFQQ, from the coding sequence ATGTCAACGATCGTAACGGATATTAATCAGCTGGATCCGGATGGAACTTATACCTATGCAGATTATTTGCTATGGCGGATTGAGGAACGCCTGGAATTAATTAAGGGCAAGATTTTTAAAATGTCGCCAGCTCCTTCATTAATGCACCAAAGGATTTCGACCCAATTGCAGGGGACGCTATTCAATTATCTAAAAAGTAGTTCATGCGATCTTTTTAGCGCTCCTTTTGATGTAAGATTGTATAATGAAAAAAAATCCAAATTAGCATTCAAAGAAATTTTTACTGTTGTTCAGCCAGACCTTTGCGTAGTTTGTGATGAAAATAAGCTGGATGAGAAAGGTTGTCTTGGTGCTCCGGATCTAATAATTGAAATACTTTCTCCCGGCAATTCTATGAAAGAAAAAAATGAAAAATTTAATCTATATGAAGAATCCGGCGTAAGAGAATATTGGTTAGTTGAACCTCTGGTGAATACAATTTACATGTATGTTTTAAACGAAAGCGGAAGGTATGTCGGTTTAAAACCCGCTACAACTATACTCACATCCAGTATTTTTCCCGATTTGGAAATTAATTTAGAAGAGATTTTTCAACAATAA
- a CDS encoding Uma2 family endonuclease: protein MSTIVTDINQLDLNGTYTYADYLLWQIEERLELIKGKIFKMSPAPSLRHQKISGRLHLEMGHFFKNHYCQIFYAPFDVRLPKKDSLASDGKIFTVVQPDLCVICDENKLDEKGCLGAPDLVIEILSPGNSKKEMNEKFDLYEETGVREYWLVEPSENAVYIYVLNEDGKYIGLKPVTATLKSSIFPDLVINIEEIFQQ from the coding sequence ATGTCAACAATCGTAACGGATATTAATCAACTGGATCTGAATGGTACTTATACCTATGCAGATTATTTGTTATGGCAAATCGAGGAACGCCTGGAATTAATTAAGGGCAAGATTTTTAAAATGTCGCCGGCTCCTTCTTTGCGACATCAAAAAATATCAGGAAGATTGCATTTAGAAATGGGCCATTTTTTCAAAAATCATTACTGTCAGATTTTTTATGCTCCGTTTGATGTAAGACTACCAAAAAAAGATTCATTAGCAAGTGATGGTAAGATTTTCACGGTTGTTCAACCGGATCTTTGTGTGATTTGTGATGAAAATAAATTGGATGAAAAAGGTTGTTTAGGCGCACCTGATCTCGTCATTGAAATACTTTCTCCTGGTAATTCCAAGAAAGAAATGAATGAAAAATTCGATTTGTACGAAGAAACCGGCGTAAGAGAATACTGGCTCGTTGAGCCTTCTGAAAATGCAGTTTATATTTATGTTTTGAATGAGGATGGAAAGTATATTGGGTTGAAACCTGTTACTGCTACACTTAAATCAAGCATTTTCCCTGATTTGGTGATTAATATAGAAGAGATTTTTCAACAATAA
- a CDS encoding NeuD/PglB/VioB family sugar acetyltransferase, translating into MENPVLIFGAGALGMQALDIFRRNNVLVYGILDDNKELHGKEFGDVSVLGATDDEAFVKIIGEKCETFVAVGERSVRKQLTEGLNERFKSMPVNAIHESAIISEMAAVGHGNLFAARTVVGATSKLGSHSLFLTGSVIETAVQVGDYVTIGAGAIINDRVKIADGVFIGSGAIIVAGIEIGKNARIGAGSVVVENVPANATFFGNPAKKI; encoded by the coding sequence ATGGAAAATCCGGTTTTAATTTTTGGTGCAGGCGCATTGGGTATGCAGGCACTTGATATTTTCAGAAGAAACAATGTACTCGTCTATGGAATCCTGGACGATAATAAAGAATTGCACGGTAAAGAATTCGGTGATGTAAGTGTTTTGGGCGCTACGGACGATGAAGCTTTTGTAAAAATTATCGGCGAAAAATGTGAAACTTTTGTGGCAGTTGGTGAACGTTCGGTACGTAAACAATTGACAGAAGGTTTGAACGAGCGTTTTAAAAGTATGCCGGTTAACGCAATCCATGAAAGTGCGATCATTTCAGAAATGGCAGCCGTTGGGCATGGAAATCTTTTTGCAGCACGTACGGTTGTTGGGGCTACGTCAAAATTAGGAAGTCATTCTTTATTTCTGACCGGTTCTGTTATTGAAACGGCTGTTCAGGTTGGTGATTATGTTACAATTGGAGCAGGAGCTATTATCAACGATCGTGTAAAAATTGCCGATGGCGTATTTATTGGATCGGGAGCAATTATTGTTGCAGGTATTGAAATCGGGAAAAATGCACGGATTGGTGCAGGTTCTGTGGTTGTGGAAAACGTACCGGCAAATGCCACATTTTTTGGCAACCCGGCAAAGAAGATTTAA
- the plsX gene encoding phosphate acyltransferase PlsX, whose protein sequence is MKIAVDAMGGDLAPQAIVEGVMQATSELPSDARIVLIGRESDILEIFRQNNFSSSVVDIIHADDVIEMGEHPTKALSQKPNSSIGIGFKLLKEKEIDIFCSAGNTGAMHVGALFSIKAIEGVLRPAIAGYVPQVGGGYAIMVDIGANADCKPEVLAQFGEIGSLFVQHTFQIERPRVALMNIGEEEQKGSLTAQATYPLLRDNKKINFIGNIEGKDLFTNKADVIVTDGFTGNVLFKLGESFYEIAKQKGIQDDFIDQTNYESIGGSSIIGVNGNVMIAHGISSPLAIKNMLGWAYKQVKSKAYLHIANALN, encoded by the coding sequence ATGAAAATTGCGGTAGATGCTATGGGGGGAGATTTAGCTCCACAAGCAATTGTTGAAGGGGTTATGCAAGCCACTTCCGAACTGCCATCGGATGCCCGAATCGTGTTAATTGGCCGTGAAAGTGATATTTTGGAGATTTTTCGCCAGAATAACTTCTCTTCATCAGTCGTTGACATCATTCATGCAGATGATGTTATTGAGATGGGTGAGCACCCTACAAAAGCTCTTTCTCAAAAGCCCAACTCTAGCATAGGAATAGGTTTTAAGCTTCTGAAAGAAAAAGAAATTGACATTTTTTGCAGCGCCGGTAACACAGGAGCAATGCATGTCGGTGCTCTTTTTAGCATAAAAGCTATTGAAGGCGTTTTAAGGCCAGCTATTGCAGGTTATGTACCTCAGGTTGGAGGCGGATATGCCATCATGGTGGATATTGGTGCCAATGCAGATTGCAAACCGGAAGTTCTGGCGCAGTTTGGAGAAATCGGCTCTCTTTTTGTTCAGCACACATTCCAGATTGAGCGCCCACGTGTTGCACTAATGAATATTGGTGAAGAAGAACAGAAGGGATCATTAACTGCACAGGCTACTTATCCGCTGCTCAGGGATAATAAAAAAATCAATTTTATTGGAAATATTGAAGGGAAAGACCTCTTCACTAATAAAGCAGATGTGATCGTTACTGACGGTTTCACTGGGAATGTATTATTTAAATTAGGAGAGTCGTTTTACGAAATTGCCAAACAAAAAGGGATTCAGGATGATTTTATCGATCAGACGAATTATGAATCCATCGGCGGAAGTTCAATTATCGGAGTAAACGGAAATGTAATGATTGCACATGGTATTTCTTCGCCGCTGGCAATTAAGAACATGCTTGGATGGGCATACAAACAAGTTAAATCAAAAGCATATCTGCACATTGCAAATGCATTGAACTAA
- the efp gene encoding elongation factor P: MATTADLRNGLVIHFNHDLFQVIEFQHVKPGKGNAFVRTKIKSLTSGKVLDNTFSSGATIIPVRVERHKFQFLYKDEVGYNFMNSETFDQVLIDEKLVTAADLMKEGQEVEILINTETDAALLCELPPFVELEVTYAEPGLKGDTANSPKKAIEVETGARIMVPLFIEEGQKIKVDTRTYDYVERVKS, encoded by the coding sequence ATGGCAACGACTGCAGATTTACGTAACGGACTAGTAATACATTTTAACCATGACCTGTTTCAGGTTATTGAGTTTCAACATGTAAAACCTGGGAAAGGAAACGCTTTTGTTCGTACTAAAATTAAAAGCCTTACTTCCGGAAAAGTATTGGACAATACTTTTTCTTCGGGTGCTACTATTATTCCGGTTCGCGTAGAAAGACATAAATTCCAGTTTTTATACAAAGATGAAGTTGGATACAACTTCATGAATTCCGAAACATTTGATCAGGTTTTGATCGATGAAAAACTTGTAACAGCTGCTGATTTGATGAAGGAAGGACAGGAAGTTGAAATACTGATCAATACTGAAACAGATGCTGCTCTACTTTGTGAATTGCCTCCATTTGTAGAATTAGAAGTGACCTATGCTGAACCAGGCTTGAAAGGAGATACTGCAAACTCTCCGAAAAAAGCAATTGAGGTAGAAACAGGTGCACGTATCATGGTACCTTTATTTATTGAAGAAGGTCAGAAAATTAAAGTAGATACACGCACGTACGACTACGTTGAAAGAGTAAAATCATAG
- the rpmF gene encoding 50S ribosomal protein L32: MAHPKRKISKTRRDTRRAHDFLTGKQLSVDSSTGEIHQFHRAHVHEGNLVYRGKVVVENYAKTV; encoded by the coding sequence ATGGCACATCCTAAGCGGAAAATTTCCAAAACCCGTCGCGATACACGCAGAGCACATGACTTCCTTACAGGCAAGCAATTGTCAGTTGACTCTTCAACAGGGGAAATTCATCAGTTCCACCGTGCGCACGTACACGAAGGAAATCTGGTTTATAGAGGCAAAGTTGTTGTTGAAAATTATGCCAAAACGGTTTAA
- a CDS encoding beta-ketoacyl-ACP synthase III — MTHARASITGIHGYVPDYILTNAELETMVATNDEWIVSRTGIKERRILKGEGLGSSHMGAEAVKGLLAKTNTAPEEIDLLICATTTPDFIFPGTANLICDMTGIRNVGSFDIQAACSGFVYALTIGSQFIETGKYKKIIVVGADKMSAIVDYTDRKTCILFGDGAGAVLLEPDTEGYGIVDSIIRSDGVGYPYLHQKAGGSRYPPTHETVDNKWHSVYQDGAQVFKFAVKNMADISAEIMEKNNLTSEDVAWLVPHQANRRIIEATANRMGVGMDKVMVNIQKYGNTTSATIPLCLWDYESQLKKGDNLVLAAFGGGFTWGAIYLKWAL, encoded by the coding sequence ATGACCCACGCAAGAGCCTCTATAACAGGAATACACGGGTATGTGCCTGACTATATTCTGACAAATGCTGAATTGGAAACAATGGTGGCGACAAACGATGAATGGATCGTTAGCCGCACCGGCATTAAAGAACGTCGCATACTTAAAGGAGAAGGTTTAGGAAGCTCACATATGGGCGCTGAGGCGGTAAAAGGGTTGCTTGCCAAAACCAATACTGCTCCGGAAGAAATTGATTTGCTGATCTGCGCTACCACTACTCCCGATTTTATTTTTCCTGGAACGGCCAATCTTATCTGTGATATGACAGGCATCAGGAATGTTGGAAGTTTTGATATTCAGGCGGCTTGTTCCGGATTTGTTTATGCACTTACAATCGGTTCTCAGTTTATTGAAACCGGAAAATATAAAAAGATCATCGTGGTTGGTGCTGATAAAATGTCAGCAATTGTAGATTATACCGATCGCAAAACCTGTATTCTTTTTGGTGACGGTGCCGGAGCTGTGCTTTTGGAACCTGATACAGAAGGATATGGCATTGTAGATTCTATTATTCGTTCTGATGGTGTTGGATATCCATATCTTCACCAGAAAGCAGGAGGAAGCCGGTATCCGCCTACACACGAAACCGTTGATAATAAATGGCATTCTGTTTATCAGGATGGTGCACAGGTATTTAAATTTGCTGTGAAAAATATGGCTGATATCTCAGCTGAGATCATGGAAAAAAATAACCTGACCAGTGAAGACGTTGCATGGCTTGTTCCGCATCAGGCAAACCGCCGGATCATTGAAGCAACAGCCAATCGTATGGGTGTTGGGATGGATAAAGTGATGGTGAATATCCAGAAATACGGAAATACCACATCGGCGACGATTCCACTTTGCTTGTGGGATTATGAGTCGCAATTGAAAAAAGGAGATAATCTTGTTTTAGCTGCTTTTGGGGGAGGATTTACCTGGGGAGCTATATATTTGAAATGGGCATTATAA